In Armatimonadota bacterium, a single genomic region encodes these proteins:
- a CDS encoding HAMP domain-containing methyl-accepting chemotaxis protein produces MFKVLLNPAVKLLNRLRYGAKFALITVLFGAPLFYVVKAFVTEMNNQIKFSSDEVVGTEYAKPIQSAIFNFAHYRGEVVKGDTTKAAQYAEAIEKDFSAFAATQTKYADQLKTADLLKTAQTEWETLKGKSAKLSSDPVGTSQGFTNALLAVNTAVTNNSNLILDPDIDSFYTMDPVMVQIPQTVLRIADIRGTSWNVLRNKALSEQTKIDLVVMSGQLDGFNGVISGDKDTAVGYNKDLEQGYNEGHKAYADSVAKFREAVESTFIKGFSGAANANYWTVASSPIEHLQSYHIGQAKSLRALLDARVGRLADRKSTALTVVSVFLLLAIYTFAAFYRATVLSLGNLKRATGKLAEGDLEFELKQDTRDEIGELYPELQRVIEGQKDMAAVASLIADGTLTKEISIRSSNDTLGKSLNNMQQNLRAIVIEMQGSAKNLDETSSELRSSCEILGDSAQTVSTAIHDVAEASDQTQHATYDIATTCETQANSTTQASSAMYELQSSIGQVEASVSDQIQIVQETQEKAKENSEAINAALKTVEKIRDEVLTTSERVKSLGATSERIGSIVDTIDNIASQTNLLALNAAIEAARAGEHGRGFAVVADEVRKLAEQSSHATEEIAKLIGEVKSDVDLTLEAMNRSNKEVENSTAAAQTAAVAMEALTGSIAGITESTDSLATSAQAMLRETHRLSEIVETIATGSEQTAAAAEELSATAAEVANTAHRVSSEVENQGHAISSIELTSSDLATMALQLRALSDHFTVEEPTLRVVNEEYQQAA; encoded by the coding sequence ATGTTCAAGGTACTGCTTAATCCGGCTGTCAAACTGCTCAATCGCCTCCGCTATGGAGCAAAGTTTGCCCTCATCACCGTCCTCTTTGGCGCACCGCTGTTCTACGTCGTCAAAGCCTTTGTCACTGAAATGAACAACCAAATCAAGTTCAGTTCAGACGAGGTTGTAGGAACAGAGTATGCCAAGCCGATCCAGTCGGCTATCTTCAATTTCGCTCACTACCGTGGCGAAGTAGTTAAAGGTGATACAACCAAGGCGGCTCAGTATGCCGAGGCAATCGAAAAAGACTTTTCGGCATTCGCCGCAACTCAAACCAAGTATGCCGACCAGCTCAAAACCGCAGATCTTCTCAAGACCGCCCAGACTGAATGGGAAACCTTGAAGGGCAAATCGGCCAAGCTGAGTTCCGACCCCGTAGGCACTTCCCAAGGGTTTACCAATGCGCTCCTTGCGGTCAATACGGCGGTGACCAACAATTCGAACCTGATCCTTGACCCAGATATTGATAGCTTCTACACTATGGACCCGGTTATGGTCCAGATTCCGCAAACCGTTCTGCGCATCGCCGACATCCGTGGCACATCTTGGAATGTTCTGCGTAACAAAGCTCTTTCCGAACAAACGAAGATCGACCTTGTCGTCATGTCGGGCCAACTCGATGGGTTTAATGGAGTGATTTCTGGTGACAAGGACACCGCCGTGGGTTACAACAAAGATCTGGAGCAGGGCTACAACGAAGGACATAAAGCATATGCGGACAGCGTCGCCAAATTTCGGGAGGCGGTCGAAAGCACGTTCATCAAAGGTTTCAGCGGTGCGGCGAACGCCAACTACTGGACCGTGGCAAGCTCCCCAATTGAACATCTTCAGTCGTATCATATCGGGCAGGCGAAGAGCCTTAGAGCTCTTCTCGACGCTCGGGTCGGACGACTCGCTGATCGCAAGAGCACCGCTCTCACCGTTGTTAGCGTGTTCTTGCTCCTCGCGATCTACACGTTTGCCGCCTTCTATCGAGCAACGGTCCTGAGCCTCGGAAACCTCAAGCGGGCGACTGGGAAGCTCGCAGAAGGAGATCTCGAATTCGAACTGAAGCAAGATACCCGCGATGAAATTGGGGAGCTCTATCCAGAACTTCAGCGTGTCATTGAGGGTCAAAAGGACATGGCCGCGGTTGCTTCTCTCATTGCCGATGGAACACTCACGAAAGAGATTTCTATCCGAAGTTCCAACGATACTCTTGGAAAGTCGCTGAACAATATGCAACAGAACCTCAGAGCGATCGTTATCGAGATGCAAGGCAGTGCCAAGAACCTCGACGAAACGAGCTCGGAGCTTAGAAGCTCTTGCGAGATCCTCGGCGATTCCGCCCAAACCGTCAGCACAGCCATCCACGACGTCGCCGAAGCATCTGACCAAACTCAGCACGCGACCTACGATATCGCAACGACCTGTGAAACTCAGGCTAATTCGACGACCCAGGCGAGCTCGGCCATGTACGAATTGCAGTCGTCCATCGGTCAGGTTGAAGCTTCAGTAAGCGATCAAATCCAGATCGTTCAAGAGACTCAAGAAAAGGCTAAAGAAAACTCTGAAGCGATCAACGCGGCTCTGAAAACTGTTGAGAAGATTCGAGACGAAGTTCTGACAACGTCCGAGCGGGTCAAGTCACTTGGCGCGACAAGCGAGCGAATTGGCTCGATCGTCGATACGATTGATAACATCGCCTCGCAGACAAACCTCTTGGCTCTCAACGCTGCCATCGAGGCCGCCAGAGCTGGTGAGCACGGACGCGGATTCGCGGTTGTTGCCGACGAAGTCCGCAAACTAGCTGAGCAGTCGAGCCACGCAACCGAAGAGATTGCCAAGCTCATTGGCGAAGTGAAATCTGACGTTGACCTGACGCTCGAAGCAATGAACCGGTCGAACAAGGAAGTCGAAAACTCGACCGCCGCGGCCCAAACCGCCGCCGTGGCGATGGAAGCCCTCACCGGCTCCATCGCGGGAATCACCGAAAGCACCGACAGTCTTGCTACCAGCGCTCAGGCGATGCTTCGCGAGACGCATCGACTTAGCGAAATTGTGGAGACCATCGCGACTGGTTCTGAGCAAACTGCCGCAGCCGCCGAGGAACTCTCCGCGACCGCCGCCGAAGTTGCGAACACGGCTCACCGGGTCAGCAGCGAAGTCGAGAACCAGGGCCACGCGATCAGTTCGATCGAACTGACTTCTTCTGATCTTGCGACCATGGCTCTTCAACTCAGGGCACTCAGCGACCACTTCACGGTCGAAGAGCCAACCTTGCGAGTGGTCAACGAGGAGTATCAGCAGGCGGCTTAA
- a CDS encoding alkaline phosphatase, whose translation MSVSRRSLLTLGAAGLASIPLARIEGFEPQKWKGKRPKNIIFCVADGMALQVVTMANHFQQMTEGKHSYWTELMERPDVATGLQDTRSLSSIVTDSAAAAGSWGSGRRQWNGQINVFPDGTKLRTIYNVAQEAGVKTGLVTTTTMTHATPSGFSVVIDNRDREADIAVQHLTNNVDVLLGGGDKFFSGEKRKDKRDLYKEFATKGYSVVKDRSSLLGLKSGKILGIFSDSHVPFSVDRMNDASIQTSVPTLAEMAKTAIDNLKGGKNGFILQIEGGKVDHAGHANDIAGQIHDQIAFEDAVRAAIEFAEKDGETLVIITSDHATGGPSLNGAGNEYGDSTKGFASIAGIKSSFGPIFDAIGKKPTASMVQDVIREKTTYGLKESEAQAIADTIQGKSPFGLLELQKGPQSVLALVLQNYHKVGYTSLNHTSDHVLVSAFGPGSHYCHGMTNNFEFFDLMLAAKGLKHENPPQMSYEEAAKHMEKNKDTVFAELEEWETSSDCSCHNH comes from the coding sequence ATGTCCGTCTCTCGCCGCTCTCTTCTTACTCTCGGAGCCGCTGGGCTTGCCAGCATCCCTCTTGCCCGAATCGAAGGGTTCGAACCCCAAAAGTGGAAAGGGAAGCGACCAAAGAACATCATCTTCTGTGTCGCCGACGGCATGGCCCTCCAGGTCGTGACGATGGCTAACCACTTCCAGCAAATGACGGAAGGGAAGCACTCGTACTGGACTGAGCTCATGGAGCGACCAGATGTTGCGACCGGACTGCAGGACACCCGGTCACTTAGCTCCATCGTCACTGATTCCGCCGCTGCTGCCGGCTCTTGGGGATCAGGACGGCGCCAGTGGAACGGGCAGATTAACGTTTTTCCTGACGGCACCAAGTTGAGAACAATCTACAATGTTGCTCAGGAAGCAGGTGTCAAAACGGGTCTCGTGACGACGACCACAATGACCCACGCAACCCCTTCCGGATTCTCAGTTGTGATCGACAATCGAGACCGAGAAGCGGACATCGCAGTTCAGCACCTCACGAACAACGTCGATGTTCTCCTCGGCGGCGGAGACAAGTTCTTTAGCGGCGAAAAACGCAAAGATAAGCGGGACCTCTACAAAGAGTTCGCCACGAAGGGCTACTCTGTGGTCAAGGACCGAAGCTCGCTGCTTGGACTTAAGTCTGGCAAAATTCTTGGCATCTTCAGCGATAGCCACGTCCCATTCTCGGTGGATCGCATGAATGATGCATCGATCCAGACTTCGGTGCCAACGCTTGCCGAAATGGCCAAGACCGCAATCGATAACCTCAAAGGCGGAAAAAACGGATTCATTCTCCAGATTGAAGGCGGAAAGGTCGACCACGCTGGTCACGCCAACGACATCGCTGGGCAAATCCACGATCAAATCGCCTTTGAAGATGCCGTTCGCGCCGCAATCGAATTCGCCGAGAAAGACGGTGAAACCCTTGTCATTATCACTAGCGACCACGCGACCGGCGGTCCATCGCTCAATGGAGCCGGGAATGAGTACGGCGACTCAACAAAAGGCTTCGCTTCTATTGCCGGAATCAAGTCATCCTTTGGCCCAATTTTCGATGCCATCGGCAAGAAGCCAACCGCGTCAATGGTTCAAGACGTGATTCGCGAAAAGACCACCTATGGACTGAAAGAATCAGAAGCTCAAGCCATCGCGGATACCATCCAAGGCAAGTCGCCATTTGGCCTCCTCGAACTCCAAAAGGGTCCCCAATCCGTCCTCGCCTTGGTCCTCCAAAACTACCATAAGGTTGGTTACACCAGCCTTAACCATACAAGCGACCACGTTCTCGTCTCTGCTTTCGGTCCGGGCAGTCACTACTGTCACGGGATGACGAACAACTTCGAGTTCTTCGACCTGATGCTCGCCGCCAAGGGCCTGAAGCACGAGAATCCGCCCCAGATGAGCTACGAAGAAGCCGCTAAGCATATGGAGAAGAACAAGGACACCGTCTTCGCTGAACTTGAAGAGTGGGAAACGTCAAGCGACTGCTCTTGCCACAACCACTAA
- a CDS encoding GNAT family N-acetyltransferase gives MEFRQLTSDQDWSDAANIRNRFFWNSPLTPEELKSFFEMNVRQGRPERRELMLVDGEVRAFGGASLNASAEGTTDFWLRLAVDPSAPHYVESFDRMLQRSTQVAIELGAKTVRFETRSDYPWTLDVLKEAGFEFSMRLPMSALAVQRVDYVPPLLPNGHEIINIVDYEHRFPNTWEHDLWRLEMDIAADLPLPFPFEESPFEDYREELSDPLLSRESQFVYLVNNELAGTTQLHPCPADPRYAVNGLTGTRRTFRRQRVAMNLKKTSALWAKQNGIELIFTDNEENNPMYQLNLQLGFEHRFDNLVYSKQI, from the coding sequence ATGGAATTCAGACAATTAACGTCTGACCAAGACTGGTCAGACGCAGCAAATATTCGTAATCGATTCTTCTGGAACAGTCCCTTGACGCCAGAAGAACTCAAGTCATTCTTCGAGATGAACGTTCGGCAAGGGCGTCCGGAGCGACGAGAACTGATGCTTGTCGACGGTGAGGTTCGAGCCTTTGGCGGAGCCAGCCTCAATGCGAGCGCCGAAGGCACAACCGACTTCTGGCTACGTCTAGCCGTCGATCCGAGCGCGCCACATTATGTCGAATCATTCGACCGAATGTTACAACGAAGCACCCAAGTCGCGATCGAACTTGGAGCAAAAACCGTACGCTTCGAAACCAGGAGCGACTATCCCTGGACACTCGACGTTCTGAAGGAAGCCGGCTTCGAGTTCTCGATGCGCCTTCCGATGTCCGCTCTCGCGGTTCAGCGCGTGGATTACGTTCCTCCGTTGTTGCCCAACGGACACGAAATCATCAATATCGTCGACTACGAACATCGGTTTCCTAATACGTGGGAGCACGATCTCTGGCGACTAGAAATGGACATCGCAGCCGATCTTCCCTTGCCCTTCCCGTTCGAGGAATCGCCCTTCGAGGACTACCGTGAGGAGTTGAGTGATCCCCTTCTGAGTCGGGAGTCTCAGTTTGTTTATTTGGTTAACAATGAGCTAGCGGGAACTACTCAACTGCATCCATGCCCCGCCGACCCGAGGTATGCAGTCAACGGCTTGACCGGCACCCGCCGGACATTCCGACGGCAACGAGTCGCTATGAACCTCAAAAAGACGTCAGCGTTGTGGGCTAAACAAAATGGCATCGAACTGATCTTTACGGACAACGAAGAGAACAACCCGATGTACCAGCTCAACCTCCAACTCGGGTTCGAACACCGCTTCGACAACCTGGTTTACAGCAAGCAAATTTAG
- a CDS encoding YdcF family protein, whose protein sequence is MLLEPQTVDDLNLLARFLAAPEPLPERADLIVVLGSALPINATYGAQLFHQGVAQLLLISGGIGHSTPSLWANLEEEGIEGEDRAEADIFQDLLVSRYQVPSEKILVESVSTNCGSNAIQSKRLLDQVDLHPQSLVLIQDPTMQLRSKASFQKSFPEAEIFNAPPFVPAVTPSGLENEGWSFDRFLELVLGEIPRLAAYGPKGQGFIAEVDVPENVRATWIRLSNSFPEHIRGVAQ, encoded by the coding sequence GTGCTTCTGGAACCTCAAACCGTCGACGATCTCAACCTGCTCGCCCGGTTCCTTGCCGCGCCAGAACCTCTCCCAGAAAGAGCTGATCTGATCGTCGTTTTGGGTTCTGCACTCCCTATCAATGCAACTTACGGGGCTCAACTGTTTCACCAAGGCGTCGCCCAACTTTTACTCATCTCCGGCGGAATCGGACACTCCACCCCTTCCCTCTGGGCGAACCTTGAAGAAGAAGGAATCGAAGGCGAAGACCGCGCCGAGGCCGACATTTTTCAAGACCTCCTGGTCAGCCGGTACCAGGTCCCTTCCGAGAAGATTTTGGTCGAGTCGGTCTCGACCAACTGTGGCTCCAACGCGATTCAGTCCAAGCGGTTGCTCGACCAAGTCGATCTCCATCCCCAATCTCTTGTCCTGATACAAGATCCCACAATGCAACTCCGCTCTAAGGCCTCCTTCCAAAAATCTTTCCCCGAAGCCGAGATATTCAACGCCCCACCCTTCGTCCCTGCGGTCACGCCGAGCGGACTTGAAAACGAAGGCTGGTCTTTCGACCGCTTCCTCGAACTCGTCCTAGGCGAAATCCCCCGTTTAGCGGCGTATGGCCCCAAAGGGCAAGGCTTCATTGCCGAAGTAGACGTCCCCGAAAATGTCCGAGCCACTTGGATCCGCCTCTCCAATAGCTTCCCCGAACATATCCGAGGTGTTGCTCAGTGA
- a CDS encoding TatD family hydrolase, translating into MLIDTHCHIHNPESFDDPDAEVLAAKEAGVERIIVVGTEPADWTQAIAFAEKHAEVFAICGWHPNYTATYDPIDMPLLVKALKHPKVLALGEIGLDYHWDYAPVSIQHKALRDQLKLAEEMNKPVVFHAREAYSDLLDVLEKLPRRPYLFHCFAGTKEDARRALRLGAWFGCDGPITYKKADELREVFKFIPPHKIVLETDAPYMAPVPHRGKTNRSAYIPILNKTLAELHDMTQEEMAAQTTQNALDFFGSTLA; encoded by the coding sequence ATGCTAATCGACACCCACTGCCACATCCACAATCCCGAGAGCTTCGATGACCCCGACGCGGAAGTCCTTGCGGCCAAAGAAGCCGGAGTCGAGCGGATCATCGTCGTGGGAACCGAGCCCGCTGACTGGACACAAGCCATCGCCTTTGCCGAAAAACACGCGGAAGTCTTCGCGATCTGTGGTTGGCACCCCAACTACACGGCCACGTACGATCCCATCGATATGCCCCTTCTGGTCAAAGCCCTCAAGCACCCCAAAGTGCTTGCTCTCGGCGAAATCGGTCTGGACTACCACTGGGACTACGCCCCTGTCTCCATCCAGCACAAAGCCCTCCGGGACCAGCTCAAACTCGCCGAGGAAATGAACAAGCCAGTGGTGTTCCACGCCCGCGAGGCATACTCCGACCTTCTCGACGTCCTCGAAAAACTCCCCCGCCGCCCCTATCTCTTCCACTGCTTCGCGGGAACGAAGGAGGACGCAAGACGTGCCCTTCGACTTGGAGCCTGGTTCGGTTGCGACGGCCCGATCACCTACAAAAAGGCCGACGAACTTCGCGAGGTCTTCAAATTCATTCCACCCCACAAGATCGTGCTGGAAACCGACGCTCCGTACATGGCACCCGTGCCTCATCGCGGGAAAACAAACCGAAGTGCCTACATCCCGATCCTCAACAAGACCCTGGCCGAGCTCCACGACATGACCCAGGAGGAGATGGCGGCTCAAACGACCCAGAATGCCCTCGACTTCTTTGGGTCTACTCTGGCTTGA
- a CDS encoding prepilin-type N-terminal cleavage/methylation domain-containing protein translates to MKKAFTLIELLVVIAIIAILAAILFPVFAQAKEAAKRTACLSNARQIGLAQKMYSGDADDVMPIFHAYNTTPAPWVDGHFGTELLLLPYCKNRDVFKSPLDNGGPYLASDPGLAGRPSPTYWAAYGSSYRFGGCAFSKVAGFSMQNDTVRTENWSVSETSFVDPAGTRTIRVEMMPFFEAKNDPSCTRYGYDCGYFAKWSSIGGSVIFADGHAKSVTSAGQFDNTIVDPAGHRSGEATGTGAAYDDTWYWRCD, encoded by the coding sequence ATGAAGAAGGCATTCACGCTCATCGAACTCCTTGTCGTTATTGCGATTATCGCGATTCTTGCCGCGATTCTATTCCCAGTTTTTGCTCAAGCCAAGGAGGCGGCAAAGAGGACGGCTTGCCTTTCCAATGCACGGCAGATTGGCTTGGCGCAGAAGATGTATTCGGGGGATGCGGACGATGTCATGCCGATTTTTCATGCGTATAACACGACTCCGGCGCCTTGGGTGGACGGGCACTTTGGTACAGAGCTGCTACTCCTTCCCTACTGCAAGAATCGCGATGTCTTCAAATCTCCGCTTGATAACGGTGGACCGTATTTGGCGTCTGACCCCGGCCTAGCTGGACGGCCTTCGCCAACCTACTGGGCCGCGTACGGCTCGTCGTACCGCTTTGGCGGTTGCGCCTTTAGCAAGGTCGCGGGCTTTAGCATGCAGAACGACACGGTGCGAACCGAGAACTGGTCGGTTTCCGAGACTTCGTTCGTTGACCCGGCGGGGACTCGGACGATTCGGGTTGAGATGATGCCGTTCTTTGAGGCGAAGAATGATCCGTCTTGTACTCGGTATGGGTACGACTGCGGTTACTTCGCTAAATGGTCTTCTATCGGGGGTTCGGTGATTTTTGCGGATGGACACGCCAAGTCGGTGACTTCTGCGGGGCAGTTTGACAACACGATCGTCGATCCGGCAGGGCACCGATCGGGTGAAGCGACCGGGACTGGGGCGGCCTATGACGACACTTGGTACTGGCGTTGTGACTGA